The following nucleotide sequence is from Paraburkholderia flava.
GGCGAAGACGGCGATCGAGAACAGTAGCCTGGGGGATGCTGCGAAGCAGACGGCGGGGAAGGTGTTTGGGGTGCTGGATAATATTTGATGGGGCGAGAGAGCAGTTCCGGCGCAGCGTGAGCGTGAATGCGCTGTGCCCGGGACTGACCGAGACGCTGGGGCCCGGCTTACGAGATGACGACTATCGTCGCGTTTCCGGTTTCCGGTGAATCGGGTTATCTGTCGGGGCACGCGCTGGTTGCGGATGGGGGGTATCGGTTGCCTGAAAGTGGGGCGTTGTGAAGATCGCTACTGAAGTTGAAGTTCAACCGTTGTCGACAAAGCAAACGGAGCCTGGCTTTTGCCGGGCTCTTTTGCATTTGTCGATTCGCTTATTGCCGGGCGGGATAATTTGTGCAACGCTGTTTGCCGCATTGGGTGGCGTAAAACAAAGCTGAATGACATTGGCCGTTAACGAGATATCAATAAATTCGGGGTGGCTATGCGAAACCATCGGTGGTTGATCGGTCTTTTATGCATCGCGTTCTCGGCTGGCGTATCTGCACAAACCTCGACTTCCATCGTCGACCAGCTTCAGGCGCAGCGGCAGAAATTCGCGCAGGACGCGACGGTCGATCCTCAACAGCTCTCGCACGCCATACAGGCTGCGGTTAGCGATTCGATGGCGCTAGATCAGGCCGGCAATGACGCAGAGGCGATCAACAAGCTCTTGAGTTTGCAAAAGTACGCGCCTCTGGAGCAGTTGCCGGACCACGACGTCCAGATGCTATGCGCGAGGTTTTACACGAAGCTCGGTAATACGCATGAGGCCGAAGGCTGCCGCGAACGCGCGGCGGCGATGACGGAGATTCTTCAGAAACGCTCCGGGAGCGGAACTACCGTTGACGATCCGGTGCGTGTCGTGACGATTGGAGAAATCGGTGAGTGGGTACGTCTGCAGTCCGCGACGATTACCGATGTTCAAGGCTTGAGTTATCACGGCGCGAATCTGCAAAAGGTCACGTATTCGTCACCTGCGATAGAGGGGAAGCCGGTCGCCTATTTTCTGATCAATCCTCGTGTGCTCGCGTCGGTTAACCGCGCGCGACCCGGTGTATTCGATCCGCAACCGGTCAGCGCATCCGATGGTAAATACTTTGTCGCGCTGAAGCAGGCACACGAGCAACGCACCCGGTTTCTCGCGGACCGGAGTTTCAATTATCCGGAATTGATTCAGCTGTGCAGGGAGTCGATGAAGCAGGCGGCGCAGCTTGCGCAGCAGGGCGACATCAATGGAGCGCTGTCCAGAATGAAGGATGTCGAAAAGATTCGGCCTATCCGCGAGATTCCGATCTTCAATTTTATTTCCGTCTACAGCGCGTTGCTCGGCAAAGCCGGAGATGTCGAAGCCCAGGCCGACATGAGGATCTATCTGTTCGGTATCGCGCAGGACATTGCTCATAGTGGCGATGGGCTGTCTCCTGACTCGGCCGTTCATGTGGTCGCGATCGAGGAGGAGTATGCGTGGGTAGCCGACAAGAAACTTCGCGTGACCAAGCAAGGTTTGATTCGGCAAGGCGACTTGCGATACGACGCGCTCGAGACGACGGACGCGAACGGGAAGGCGCAAACTTTTTACTTTGAGGTGAGTCAGGTTTTCGAGAGGGGGAGTCCTTTTTGAGACCAGGAGAGAGGGTGACTGGTCCGGTCGATAACAACGAAGCTCGCGCTTCGCACTACCTCGAAAGACAACCGTCATGAAAGTTATTTGTCGCGCGCTAGGGGTCGTCACGATATCCGCGGCGCTTTCGCTGTTCGCCAGCTTCGCCCGTGCAGACGGCATGCGCGACGAGATCGTCCAGGTGCCGCTGAAGGATGGGCTGTTCACGGTCAAGCTCACGACACGAATTTACGCGCCACCCGGCGATGGACCGTTTCCGCTCGTCGTCATCAACCATGGCAAGGCGCCCGGCAACGCGGCGCTGCAGAAGGACGAATCGTACTATTTTCAGGCGCTCGAATTCGTGCGACGCGGCTACGTCGTGATCGTGCCGACACGCGAGGGATTCGGCTCGTCCGGTGGTTCGTATCTGAAAACGAACTGCAATGTCGGCGACGCCGCGAGAAACTGGGCGATCAGCGTGCAGGCCGCGATCGACTACGCACGCAAGCTTCCGTACGTCGACGGCACGCATATCGTCGTGATCGGCCAATCGCAAGGCGGCATCACGACCGTGGCGCTCGGCGAGCTGAATCTTCCGGGCGTGCTGGGCATCGTCAACTTTGCAGGAGGGTCGCGCGAGGATCGCTGCCCGGGATGGCAGGACGCGCTGGTTCGTGACTATCGTAGTTTCGGCAGTCACTCGAAAGTGCCTGCGCTTTTCCTGTACGGCGACAACGATTCGTATTGGGGCAACGGCGAACTGTCGAAGCAGTTCTTCGAAGCGTATCGCGAGGGCAACCCGAACACGCAGTATGTTGACGAGGGAGTATTCAGCAGCGGCGATTCGCATATGGTGTTTCACCGCTACAACGGCGAGTCGATCTGGCTGCAGCCAGTCGGCAGGTTTTTCGGGTCGCTGGGGTTGAACTGGAGCACACGCTATCTCGACTGGCATCAGGGCAATACCGTGGCGCTCGATAATCTCGATATCGTTCCGTATCGCGATCTGAATACGGCAATCGGCACTGGCATGGAACAGTTCCTTCGCGCGGATCCGCGCGCGGGTCGCGCGATCGCGATTGCGCCGAACGGTCATTACGGGTTCGCGACGGGGAAGGACGCTCAGGCGAAGGCAGCGAAGACTTGCGAGGAGAAGGGCGGGGTGGGGTGTCAGTTGTATGCGGTTGATGATCGGCTTGTAGGGGTGGGTGAGGCGGCGGTTGCAGCGAGCGATGGTCAGGCGGGGAAATGAAAAGGGCTTAAGGGCTTAACCGAAACCAGGCTATCGAGCGTGGTCGCTGTGCTTGCAGCATTCGCATCCGCCGGTCGAAAATCCATCGTTGCGACTTTATGCATTATGAATTTTCATCCGCGCTCGATATTCGTGCGGAACGTCGCTGAAATGCTTTAGAAAAAATAAGACGCTAAAACAAAGAGATCGGATCAACCGCTTAAGTGACTCTCAGAACCAGCAACTGATTCGTTATCTGATCGTCCAGCATCACATGCATATCCCTCGTTTTCAGATGACACATTTTGTTGACGCGTCTAAACTTCGGCTGGACTGCGGACCACGGTTTCCTCAACAAAAAAATCTGGAAAAACAAAATGCGCTTAATTACGCTTTCAGCAGCCAGTATTTTCCTCCTTGCCGCTTGCGCGGGATCTCCGACCATGACTCCTCTCCCCGCCGATCGCGGGCACGACGTTAGCGCTGCGCTTGCTGGCGGTGTGGGCGAACTGCAGATCGATACGGGATCGTTCGATATTTCGGCTGAGGCCAAATCGGATCTTCTCGGTGCGTACCATACCGAGATGGGGAAGGTCGGCATTCCGGTTACCCCGTCGGGCGCACCCGTTACGCTTCACGTCAGCGAATTCAAGACGCGGTCGACAACCGCACGGATATTGCTGGGCGTGTTGTCAGGCAGCGATCACATCAAGGGGACCGTCAGTGTCGCGGGCACCGAGTTCGAAGTCGCCGACACAGCCGTGACAGTGGTGAGCGGGCTGGGTGTTGTCGCGAGGAACGTGGGCGTGCAGACCGCGGACGGGATTGCGCATCTGACGGGCGTTACTGTCAAGTGACGTGATTGAGGCCGGTATCGGTTTGCACGGGGTATTTAAATGATGCCGATATCGGCGGCTGTCGCGCACTCGATGCGTGCGCCTGCTCAACGTTTCGCAAGTGCGGCCGTTGAGCGCTCACTCTTGATCTGAAGATTCCGTCTTGTCAGGACTTCTGCGGCAGATCCCCCCCTACCGCTAGAGCAGATCCTCGTACCGGCAATTGACGAGAATCTCGGCGACGCTCGCGGAATTCGGCATCTCGATCGTATTGGCAATCAGGCGTGCGATATCGTCGGGTTGCGTCATCGCCTCCGATGCGATATCCGCGATGCCGGCCGCCAGGTCCGTGTTGACGAATCCGGGGCATATCGCCGTCGCTCGCAGGCCCTCGTCCCAACCCGTGCGTCGCACGGCATGCGAGAGTGCGACCACCGCAAACTTCGACATCTGATAGCCCGCGTTGAGGTTCTTCACACGCTTGCCTGACAGCGACGCGATCGCGCGTTGCCCGCACGACGAAGATGCGGCAGCGCTGCCTGAGCGAGCCGGAACGGTGCCTTCACATTGATGTCGAGCATCTCTTCGAGCCGTTCGTCGGTGCCGTCCTCCAGGCCGACGTGCGTGCAGATCCCCGCATTGCTCACCAGCACGTCGATGCGACCGAAGCGCTCGATGGTCGCATCGACCCAGTTGCGGCCCGCGTTCGTGTCGCGTGCTTCGTACGCGAACACGAATGCATCGAAGCGGCTACCGAGTGCGGAGGGCTCCCGCATGCCGAGGGACAGCAGGTAGCCGCGCGGCGACAACTCCACGGCGATCGTAAGCCCAATGCCGCGACCGGCGCCTGAGATCATCGCTACCTTTGCATGAGCTTCTCCGTGGACGCGTGGCCTTAGAAGCCGGCGTCGATGACGATTTTTGTCCCATCGCTAAAACGGTCGAGACGGAACGCGTGCGGATCGACGAGCGGCGTGTCGTTCGCCCAGCACTTCGATCGGGTCTTCAATGAACTCAGTGTAACTACGCACGTCTGGACACCACCTCTCTTCCCGCACGAGATTCTCTTCAATCGAACAAACGACGACGCGCGCGGCCGTCGCGAGTGAGGATCATATGTGCCTGACGCGCGCGGATCGTCTTGATCGTCGTCACAAAGGCACCGGAAAGATAAGTGAATTTCTCTGGACCGGTGTAGACAATGGCATCGACTTTTTGCAGTTCCATCATCTTTTGCAGTGCGGAGACGGCGGGCATCGTTTTCTTGGAAGTCTCCTGGATGGGAAGTTTGAGGATTGAATTAGCTGGTGTCCACGTCGCTTTTAATCTTTCACTATCAAAAAAACGCCATCAGGATCGCGGCGCGGTCAGCTTAGGAAAATCCTGAATGCACTCAGCTTCAGGAATTTCCGAAGCTGAGTGCATGAAATTCCAGATTGAGTCCAAAAAATTGGAAGAGAAAACTTCAGGCGGTCGCAAGATTTTTCTTATGGAGCTTCCAGCGACATCCGACCTTTAACCCCGATGGCGCACGGCAACGTCGCCCGATTCGTTTAGACAATGATAAAAAAACAATCCTTGTACGGCGCTCTGACCGTCATGCTGTGCGCCACAGCACACGCGCAAAACAGCGTCACGCTATACGGCGTAGCCGACGATGGACTGGTTTACGCGAATAATGCGGGAGGCCATTCGCAACTGCAGATGAATAGCGGCAACATCATGGGGAGCCGCTGGGGACTGCGCGGCACGGAGAATCTTGGCGACGGTCTGTCGGCGGTATTCGTACTCGAAAACGGATTCAGTCTCGCAAACGGAAAATTCGGTCAGGGCAATGACGAATTCGGCAGACAGGCTTACGTCGGCATATCGCATGTGCGCGCGGGTTCGCTGACGTTGGGACGACAGTACGACTCGGTCGTCGACTTCACGGGTGCATTTGAATCGGGCACCCAATGGGCCACGTCCTTCGCCGCGCATCCGGGAGATCTCGACAACATGAATAACTCGAACCGCACCAACAATTCGATTAAATACACGAGCAGCACGATTGCGGGATTTACGCTCGGCGGTATGTACAGTCTCGGCGGCGTCGCGGGCAATATTCACCGCAATCAGATCTGGTCGGTCGGCGCCCGCTGGTCGTCGGGGCCGCTGTCAGCAGGCGCGGCATATGTCAACGTGTCCGATCCGAACTTCTCCTGGTTCGGCAACAACGCCTCATCGAGCACGACTGCCAGCAATATTACTTCAAGAGTTCTTGGCGGCTATGCGTCCGCGAACCGCCAACAGATTTTCGCCGCAGGCGTTGCTTACGTCTTGGGTGCGTCGACGTTCGGCCTGACATATAGCAATACTGCGTTTCAGAACGTTGGGGCAGACAGCGTAGGCACCCGGGTTAGCGCTCACGGCGATGCCCGCTTCCATAACATCGAAGCGAACTACAAATATCAGATCACGACGGCGTTGCTCGCAGGCGCTGCCTACGATTTCACCGATGGCTACGGCATTCATCACGTCCGCTATCAACAGGCAGCCGTCGGTCTCGATTATTTCTTGTCGAAACGCACTGACGTGTACGTCACCGGCATCTATCAGCACGCTAGCGGTACGGATTCAACCGGTCAGACGGCAGTGGCGAACATCACGCTGCTTTCGCCTTCGTCCACAGCGTCGCAGGTCGCAGCGTTAGCAGGCTTGCGCATGAAGTTTTAATCGCGCCAGTTGCGCTTCAGCTGGCCGCGTCAATCAGACACTCGAGCAGCGACGCAGCAGTGCTGGGAAGGTCGGACCGGCTTTGCACAACTGCACTGGTGTTGTAGGCCTTCCACTCGTCAGTCAGTTCGATAATCCGGCATCCGTTGCCGTTGTCCCGCGCCGCGACCCGGCGCGGGACAACGGCAATGCCAACGTTGTTGGAAACCAGTCGGCAAATCGCATCGAGATTGCGAGTTCGAGCGCGATACCGCATCGGCGCCCCTGCTTCGCGAGCGTGCGATTCAAGTTGTTCCTGAAGACGACTGCCAGGCCCCAATCCTAGAAAATCGTATGGGAGCAGATCAGCAAACGCGCAACGGCTTTGAACCTCCGTGGCGAAGTTATTACCCGTGAATGCAACGAGCGAGTCTTCCAGAAGCGGAATGATCTCTAGTGAGCCGGTTTCGACGAACTCGCCAATAATGCCGATCTCCGCAGCGCCGCTTGAGACCGCGAAAGCGATGTCTTCGCTATGCTGTTCTTCGATGACGAGGTCCGAATTCGGATTGCTGGCGAAGAACGCCGGCGCAGCATCCGGCAGGATTTCGGAAACCGCATACGTAGTGGTATAGAGGCGCACGTTGGTACGCAAGCGGCGGGTGAAGCTAGCCAGATCTTCGTTCATGAAATCGACCTGTCTGAGCACTTTTACGGCGTGATGCATCAAAACGCGTCCAGCTTCCGTGGCAACTATCCCCGAGCGCGACCGGGATAGCAAGGGGACGCCAACCTGGTCTTCCATTTGCTTGATGCGTTCACTCACCGACGCTACCGTCAGATGAACTCGCGAGGCGGCCTTAGTCATGGTCGCCAAATCGACGACCGCTTTAAAAATACGTAGGTCTGAGACGTCGAAGCGCATGGCGTACCTTTGGAAAACCCATAATTCAGTTAGCAATTTCCTGATTGTACCGAGCTTTTTGTACCAACAAACTTGCTTTAAACCTCCACCACACTTCGTATATGAACAAGATCATAGACGTTTCCAGCGGGAAGAGTAACGCATCTTCGCGAGCCATCTCGGGCGCCGAGGTCATCGTCGCTACGACTATCGGCAATGCCCTCGAGTTCTTCGATTTCACGGCCTACAACTTCTTTGCGGTGTTGCTCGGCAGGTTGTATTTCCCGACACTAAGCCCGTTGTTCCAGTTGGTGATGTCTACTGGAACTTTCGCCATTGGTTATTTCTTTCGCCCACTTGGTGGCGTGCTAATCGGCGTCTATGCCGACAAGATCGGTCGCAAAGCCGCTCTCACACTGACCGTAGGCATGATGGCGCTTAGTTCGGCGATTATCGGACTGGCACCAACCTATGCCACCATCGGAATCTGGGCGCCGATCCTTATCTTGCTGTCGCGAATTTTGCAGGGAATCTCGGCCGGTGGCGAAGTGGGCGCATCCACGGCTTTACTCGTCGAGTATGCGGGGCACCGACGACGCGGCTACTTCGGAAGTTTCCAGTTTGCGAGCCAAAGCCTTGGCATCGCGCTGGGCGCGATTGTGAGTTCCCTTCTGTCACGTTATCTTGATCCGCAGGCGCTTGCATCCTGGGGATGGCGGACCGTGTTCCTGATGGGGACGGTGATCGCTCCAGTCGGTATCTATATCCGCGTGCGGCTTAATGAGACGCTGCATCTAAAAGCAGACGAGAAGACACAGCATTCTTTGCTTCACATTCTCGTGTCCCATACGAAGGAACTTACCCTTGGCACTTTGCTTACCTTCGGGGGCACCTCGGCCAATTTCATCATTCTGTTCTCACTTCCGATCATCGCAATCAAGTCGCTTGGCATGTCGCAAGCAGATAGCTTGATGGCTGGCGTTGTTACCGGCCTGGTTGGATTCATAGTCAGTCCGATTGGAGGTTTTGTTTCCGACCGCGTAGGCCGAAAGCCAGTGATCGCGATCTCGCGTTTGCTTGTCATCGTCGCGGTCCTGCCGTTGTTTGTCTGGCTCAAAGCCGATCCGAGCGTCACTCGATTGCTCGTGGTCGAAGGCGTGCTCGCCGCGCTAGCCGCCTTTGGTGGCGCAACGGCAATCGGCTGGATGACCGAACTCTTTCCTGCCAACGCTCGAGCAACCGGCATGGCGATTATCTACAGCGTTGGCGTTGCACTTGCCGGCGTCATTGCTCAGTTCGTATCGACTTACTTCGTCGGCATCAGCGCGAACATTATGCCGGCGGCGTGGTACGTGGTGATATGCCTGTTGTTCACGAGCATTGTCCTGTTTTGGCTACCGGACACAAGCCGCTCGCCGCAAAGCGAATAAATGTAAGTGGATTTGCCGCAGTATCTTTGAAATGGAACAGGAAAGTTATGACTTACAGCATTCTTGCCAGATGCCCCGACACTGGCCGTTTCGGAATGTCGATCGCAACCTACTCGGTCGCGGTTGGACAGTGGTGCGACGGACTGCATCGACGCGCTGGGGTGACCATGAGTCAGGCATTCGTCCGCACGACAAACAATGACCTCGCGCTCAACCTCCTGAAACTTGGACACTCCGCAAAGTACGTAGTCGATGCGCTAGTACGCGACGATGACTTCGCATCCTATCGTCAGATTGGCGTTATCTCTTTGGATGGAACCGTAGATTGCCATACCGGCCCCAATACGCGAGGCTCGGCGGGCCATCAGATCGGGAAGGGTTACGTCGCAATGGGCAACGTGTTGACCGACGACCGTGTCGTGCACACCATGGCCGACGCGTTCGAGAGTTCCGTTGCTCAACCCTTCGAAGAACGCCTATTGCGTGCGCTTGAGGCAGGGCGCGATGCGGGTGGCCAAGGAAATGGCACGCGCGCGCTTGCGGAGCGTTCGAGCGGCTTGATCGTAACCGCTTCCGATAACCTTGACGCAATCAATCTTCGCGTGGATTTACATCCGCGAGCCGTCGACGAACTGCGTCGTCTGCACTCGATATGTAGCCAATATGCCGGTTACTATCGCAGCCGCGGGATCTCCCCGCCAGATGCACCCGGCCAGGAAGTGTTTGAGACGCAAAACGGCATAGTCTGTTGATTCGGCATCCAGCAGAACTGCCCTTTGAAAAGACCGCGATTCCTAGGAACCGCGGTTTTTTTCAACGATAGTTTCTCGCAATCGCCCTAAGCTTGGTTAACTTGTTTCGATATTTAGCAATCAGCTTTTGCACCCGTCGGCGTTATATCGGTTGTGTCGCTGGCTGAACTCCCCATAAGGCACCAAGGTTTCCAGTGATGGATGGTGGGAATTGGACCTTGCAGCGTGGACGCGGTTAGCAAGATTCGCGAGGGCGCTGCTCACACCATTCGCGGCTGCCCGTATGCATATGTCATGATGAATCCACAGGTCGACCACCTTATCCTCAGCGGTGACACTCAACTCTTCGCCTTCGCTGATTGCAATGACGGGAACGGAAATCTGCCTGCGAATTTTGCGGAGCATATCGAGACTCAGGCCAGTCGGCATGACTGCATCGGCACCCGCGTCGGCAAAGGCTCGCATGCGCTCCAATGCCTGTTCGGCATCTTGAGTCGCCCATCCGATGTCGGTACGAGCGATGATGACAAGTTCGGAGTCGACTCGTGCATCGAGCGCAGCGCGGATGCGTGCGAGCATATGTGGCAGCGGTGCTACGCGACGTGGGCCCGATGAGTGTTTGCCGCTGACGTGATCTTCGATGTGAATAGCGGCCGCGCCAGCGCGTTCCAGCCTCGCCACTGCACGCGCAATGCCCGCGGGCTCGTGAAATCCGTCTTCCGCATCCACGATAAGCGGCACGTCGACGCAGGCCGCGATGTCGGTGACAGACGCCAGAATTTCAGTCAGGTCGAGCAGGCCGACATCGGGCACGACTAGACGCGAGGCGAGGCCAAAGCTTCCGATGTGCAGGCAGTCGAATCCGTGCCAGGTGGCAAGGCGCGCTGATAGCGGATCGTGGACACCAATTGCGATCGATGGCATTTGAGCATTTAAGGCGGTGCGAAGAGAAGAACGAGCAAACATGCAAAATATCTCTGAGGGAAAACAATAGCGAGGAGAGGTGCCTACGAATGAAAGATCTGAATTTGCGACGCTTTCGCTACTTCTTCGAGGTGTATCAGCGTGGATCGATTTCCGCCGCTTCCGAGTCGCTCAACACGTCGCCCTCGGTCGTCACGCGGCAAATCCAATTGCTCGAAGATGAACTTCAGACCGTCTTGTTCGAGCGTCACTCGCGCGGACTGAGGCCGACGGAAAGCGCGCGCCATCTGAGCGACTTCTGGAATGATCTGCATGCGCGCTACGAGCAGTTCGAGGATCGCTTGTCCGCGTTGCGAGGTTTGCAGGTCGGCGCGGTCCATCTCGCTGTGAGTGAGGGCTACGTCCCCGATCTCTCTGAACACGTAATAAGAAAATTCAATGCGCAGTATCCGGGCGTCGAGATCCGCGTCGACGTGATGCCGGTTGGCCACATTGTCGATTCGGTGGCCGACGGACGAGCTCATATTGGAATTGCATTTAATCCCGAGCCTCGACCCGACATCGAAGTCGTGTACAGCGTTTGCCAGCCGGCGGAGCTGCTGATTCGTGCCGATCATCCGCTCGCGCGTCGCAAGACCAGCGTGTCGATCGCCGAGCTGTTTACTTGCAAGCTTGCGTTGATGCCGGTGGAGAACGGACTTGGACAACTGCTTCATACGGTTGCGCACGACGAGAAAGTCGAACTGCGCCCCGCCTTGATCAGCAACTCGATTGCGATGATCCGCGAGTTCGTGCTGGGTAGCAGCGGCGCGGCGTTGATAAGTGGCTTTGAACAGATGCGAAGGAAAGGAGACCATACTCTCGTGGCGTTGCCGATTGACCATCCGCTGTTGCTCAATCCGCGCGCCGCACTGATCGTGAAGAGAGGCCGTCCTCTTGGTGTCGCCGCGGAATACATGCTCACGTCGATTCCTCAGACGATGAAGCTTTTCACGAAGGTGCTTGCCCCGACTCGCAGCACTAGGCATCGGGTCGCGCTGCGAAAGGATTGACCGCGAGAAACAGGCCTGCGAGCAACATGACAATGGCCATCAGGTAGAGGCCGGTGATCATCGAGCCGGTTGTCGTCGCAAACCAGCCAATCACGGTCGGACTGACAAACCCGCCAAGCGAACCGATGGTGTTGATTAATGCGATTCCGCCCGCTGCCGCGCTGCCGGTAAGATGCGCACTCGGCGTTGCCCAGAACACGATGTAGGCACCCCAGATCAAACCCGTCGCAAGCGAAATCAAAGCAATTGACCAGCCAAAGTCGCCGGTGATGCGGACAGCCGCCGCGAATGCAATCGCGCTTAGAATCGCTGGCACAGCGCTATGCCAGCGACGCTCCTGCGCGCGGTCGGAGAGACGCCCGAAAATGAACATTCCAAATGCGCCTGCGATATAGGGCAGCGACGAATAAATACCGATCTTCATGGAATCGTGGATGCCATTCGCTCGAATAATGCTCGGCAACCAGAAGCTAACGGTATAGATGCTGCTGATAATGCAAAAGTAAGCCGCGGCGGCTAAATAGGTACGCGCGTCACGCACAACGCTAACGAACGAATGCTCGCGGCGCGGCCGCGCTTCGACGGTTTGCACAAGCAGCTGCTTTTCTTCGGCCGTCAGCCAGCCTGCATCGTTGGG
It contains:
- a CDS encoding DUF4919 domain-containing protein — its product is MIGLLCIAFSAGVSAQTSTSIVDQLQAQRQKFAQDATVDPQQLSHAIQAAVSDSMALDQAGNDAEAINKLLSLQKYAPLEQLPDHDVQMLCARFYTKLGNTHEAEGCRERAAAMTEILQKRSGSGTTVDDPVRVVTIGEIGEWVRLQSATITDVQGLSYHGANLQKVTYSSPAIEGKPVAYFLINPRVLASVNRARPGVFDPQPVSASDGKYFVALKQAHEQRTRFLADRSFNYPELIQLCRESMKQAAQLAQQGDINGALSRMKDVEKIRPIREIPIFNFISVYSALLGKAGDVEAQADMRIYLFGIAQDIAHSGDGLSPDSAVHVVAIEEEYAWVADKKLRVTKQGLIRQGDLRYDALETTDANGKAQTFYFEVSQVFERGSPF
- a CDS encoding dienelactone hydrolase family protein, which produces MKVICRALGVVTISAALSLFASFARADGMRDEIVQVPLKDGLFTVKLTTRIYAPPGDGPFPLVVINHGKAPGNAALQKDESYYFQALEFVRRGYVVIVPTREGFGSSGGSYLKTNCNVGDAARNWAISVQAAIDYARKLPYVDGTHIVVIGQSQGGITTVALGELNLPGVLGIVNFAGGSREDRCPGWQDALVRDYRSFGSHSKVPALFLYGDNDSYWGNGELSKQFFEAYREGNPNTQYVDEGVFSSGDSHMVFHRYNGESIWLQPVGRFFGSLGLNWSTRYLDWHQGNTVALDNLDIVPYRDLNTAIGTGMEQFLRADPRAGRAIAIAPNGHYGFATGKDAQAKAAKTCEEKGGVGCQLYAVDDRLVGVGEAAVAASDGQAGK
- a CDS encoding porin; protein product: MKKQSLYGALTVMLCATAHAQNSVTLYGVADDGLVYANNAGGHSQLQMNSGNIMGSRWGLRGTENLGDGLSAVFVLENGFSLANGKFGQGNDEFGRQAYVGISHVRAGSLTLGRQYDSVVDFTGAFESGTQWATSFAAHPGDLDNMNNSNRTNNSIKYTSSTIAGFTLGGMYSLGGVAGNIHRNQIWSVGARWSSGPLSAGAAYVNVSDPNFSWFGNNASSSTTASNITSRVLGGYASANRQQIFAAGVAYVLGASTFGLTYSNTAFQNVGADSVGTRVSAHGDARFHNIEANYKYQITTALLAGAAYDFTDGYGIHHVRYQQAAVGLDYFLSKRTDVYVTGIYQHASGTDSTGQTAVANITLLSPSSTASQVAALAGLRMKF
- a CDS encoding LysR family transcriptional regulator, producing MRFDVSDLRIFKAVVDLATMTKAASRVHLTVASVSERIKQMEDQVGVPLLSRSRSGIVATEAGRVLMHHAVKVLRQVDFMNEDLASFTRRLRTNVRLYTTTYAVSEILPDAAPAFFASNPNSDLVIEEQHSEDIAFAVSSGAAEIGIIGEFVETGSLEIIPLLEDSLVAFTGNNFATEVQSRCAFADLLPYDFLGLGPGSRLQEQLESHAREAGAPMRYRARTRNLDAICRLVSNNVGIAVVPRRVAARDNGNGCRIIELTDEWKAYNTSAVVQSRSDLPSTAASLLECLIDAAS
- a CDS encoding MFS transporter translates to MNKIIDVSSGKSNASSRAISGAEVIVATTIGNALEFFDFTAYNFFAVLLGRLYFPTLSPLFQLVMSTGTFAIGYFFRPLGGVLIGVYADKIGRKAALTLTVGMMALSSAIIGLAPTYATIGIWAPILILLSRILQGISAGGEVGASTALLVEYAGHRRRGYFGSFQFASQSLGIALGAIVSSLLSRYLDPQALASWGWRTVFLMGTVIAPVGIYIRVRLNETLHLKADEKTQHSLLHILVSHTKELTLGTLLTFGGTSANFIILFSLPIIAIKSLGMSQADSLMAGVVTGLVGFIVSPIGGFVSDRVGRKPVIAISRLLVIVAVLPLFVWLKADPSVTRLLVVEGVLAALAAFGGATAIGWMTELFPANARATGMAIIYSVGVALAGVIAQFVSTYFVGISANIMPAAWYVVICLLFTSIVLFWLPDTSRSPQSE
- a CDS encoding DUF1028 domain-containing protein, whose translation is MTYSILARCPDTGRFGMSIATYSVAVGQWCDGLHRRAGVTMSQAFVRTTNNDLALNLLKLGHSAKYVVDALVRDDDFASYRQIGVISLDGTVDCHTGPNTRGSAGHQIGKGYVAMGNVLTDDRVVHTMADAFESSVAQPFEERLLRALEAGRDAGGQGNGTRALAERSSGLIVTASDNLDAINLRVDLHPRAVDELRRLHSICSQYAGYYRSRGISPPDAPGQEVFETQNGIVC
- a CDS encoding isocitrate lyase/PEP mutase family protein; translated protein: MFARSSLRTALNAQMPSIAIGVHDPLSARLATWHGFDCLHIGSFGLASRLVVPDVGLLDLTEILASVTDIAACVDVPLIVDAEDGFHEPAGIARAVARLERAGAAAIHIEDHVSGKHSSGPRRVAPLPHMLARIRAALDARVDSELVIIARTDIGWATQDAEQALERMRAFADAGADAVMPTGLSLDMLRKIRRQISVPVIAISEGEELSVTAEDKVVDLWIHHDICIRAAANGVSSALANLANRVHAARSNSHHPSLETLVPYGEFSQRHNRYNADGCKS
- a CDS encoding LysR family transcriptional regulator, producing MKDLNLRRFRYFFEVYQRGSISAASESLNTSPSVVTRQIQLLEDELQTVLFERHSRGLRPTESARHLSDFWNDLHARYEQFEDRLSALRGLQVGAVHLAVSEGYVPDLSEHVIRKFNAQYPGVEIRVDVMPVGHIVDSVADGRAHIGIAFNPEPRPDIEVVYSVCQPAELLIRADHPLARRKTSVSIAELFTCKLALMPVENGLGQLLHTVAHDEKVELRPALISNSIAMIREFVLGSSGAALISGFEQMRRKGDHTLVALPIDHPLLLNPRAALIVKRGRPLGVAAEYMLTSIPQTMKLFTKVLAPTRSTRHRVALRKD
- a CDS encoding MFS transporter; the protein is MAGFGEAPTALDKLYQKVNWRVLPFLLICYTFASLDKINVGFAKLQMQSDLGFSDAVYGLGAGIFFIGYVLFEVPSNLLLERIGARTTVARVMILWGIVSTGMMFTHSPTSFYLLRFLLGVFEAGFAPAMIYYLTYWYGPKRLAQTTAIVMVAAPLAGILGGPTSAYVLAHFTGFGGLSGWQWMFVVEGFPCVILGLLALRVLTNHPNDAGWLTAEEKQLLVQTVEARPRREHSFVSVVRDARTYLAAAAYFCIISSIYTVSFWLPSIIRANGIHDSMKIGIYSSLPYIAGAFGMFIFGRLSDRAQERRWHSAVPAILSAIAFAAAVRITGDFGWSIALISLATGLIWGAYIVFWATPSAHLTGSAAAGGIALINTIGSLGGFVSPTVIGWFATTTGSMITGLYLMAIVMLLAGLFLAVNPFAARPDA